One Lusitaniella coriacea LEGE 07157 genomic region harbors:
- a CDS encoding ATP-binding protein, translated as MNTSKKFGLTVLSDLKEFNQVLEWFNQTYCDSIPQKDWLQCQLALAEGFTNAVRHAHKNLTAETPIEFEVTLKETSLEIRIWDRGPSFNLQEYFENLSQEPDYHSGGGRGIVLMYKIADRLTYTRLEDNRNCLLIVKNHDPIDC; from the coding sequence TTGAACACCTCAAAAAAATTTGGTTTAACAGTTTTGAGCGATCTGAAGGAATTCAATCAGGTGTTGGAATGGTTTAACCAAACCTATTGCGATTCAATTCCCCAGAAAGATTGGCTGCAATGTCAATTAGCTTTAGCCGAGGGGTTTACCAACGCAGTCCGCCACGCTCATAAAAATCTGACCGCAGAGACACCTATTGAGTTTGAAGTCACCCTCAAGGAAACGAGTTTGGAAATTCGTATTTGGGATCGCGGTCCTTCATTTAATTTACAAGAATACTTCGAGAATTTGAGCCAGGAGCCGGATTACCATTCCGGAGGGGGACGGGGGATCGTTCTGATGTATAAAATTGCAGATCGCCTAACTTATACCCGCTTGGAAGACAATCGTAACTGTTTGTTAATCGTGAAAAATCACGATCCTATTGATTGTTAG